The genomic region GGATCAATGAACTGCACCCCAACCGGGGACCTCGCTGAGCATAGGTTCTTCAATCACTGCCGCACCCCCATGAAGGGGGCGACGAGGCCGGGCGAGGCTGCGGTCCCAAGATCGCAGAACAAGAACGTGACTCGAACCTGCGACCTTGGTTTCCGACTAGCGAACCTCCTTGAGGAGCCCAGGCCGTCTCGAAAGGTTGTGCCGTACGCAACGATACAGTCGTTGTGGTGCTGCCTTGATTTGGTGCAAACCCGACGCCTaaaacccctcctccggtGTCCCATCTCTTCCATGAGTAGGTTGAGCAGCATCATTACCCactgccaccatcaacagcTGCCATCGTCGTCCAATCTTACCATCATCAagcctcgtcgtcgtccaccATCACGatcaccatcatccatcttcaCTCTGATTTCCCTCACCACATCCACACTCAACATCACCTGCCATCGTTagccatcaccactgccatcatcaccctctcccaccactcaccacaTCACACCACACCTAACTCAGACCTCAACCACCCTTGTTGCAAATCTCAAAGTTCACTACTTCATCCTACCTACCCAGAAGCACTACACAAACTGCGtacatcatcaccaatctgtctccatctcctcgatCTCCCCACGTCAGATGTGCTTCATcgcaaccctctcctcatctccGTCAACGATCTCCTTCGACTTCAAGCCACACAACACAAAAACGTATGCATCCAACCCTCCgtcaaaaaaacaaacacgAAAACCAACAAAGAAGAGAaccatcaaacaccaccagAAAATCCATTTGTAGTCCCATTTCCCACCAACGCCACAACCAAAATTCAACTCAAATGCTACCATGCacaaggaaagaaaaaaaaggtcaTCGTTGAGCGAGGATTCCCAAACGTTGAAACGAACCGAAACGcgtccccatccccatcctcacctctCAAGGGTATCTTGCCACTGCACACACCTCCCTCTAAACAATTGTCCCTAATCACTCCTTCATCTTGACATAATTACTGGGGAAAATACCGTGTTTCGTTCCAATCATGCCCGTCCTAAATCATCGTgtcagcctcaacctccaaaccATCTCATCAAATGTCAAACCTTACCACCAATCCGTAGCATTATCCGTCTTCTTCAAGACAGTAATCACATCCCCCTTCTTGAATCCCAAATCGCCCGGCTCCACCGCCTCAAAGGTAAACAGCGCAATAGCCTCATTCTTCTTCAACATAGCTTCCTTACCCGCGTAGTTCGGCTTCGGCGCCGCCGGCCGTCCAGGCggagccttcttctcccctgTCGTGGCCCCACCAAAAGAATTATCCGCATACGTGctcgacctcgacccctGCCCAAACGATCTGGGCTCCTGATCATAAACCGGATCCTGCCACGTGGAAGATCTCTTGGGTGGCGCATAGTAATCTCCCTGTCCACTGCTCCCCGCAGGCACACTGTCCCGGTTCCTCGACTGCCCCTCCCCATAAGCTTGGCCAGTCTTGTTACCCCAGACAACCGGGTCTTCGTGGTCGTCATACACCGGTACGTCGTTGTACATTCTGTTGTCCATCGATCCACCGGCCGCCATACCGTTGAAAACTCGAGTGTTGAGGATGCTCATCAGGGGATAAGCCTGCGACGGTGGGCGCTCGGCTCCAGACAGGAGTTCCCTCGCCGAGATCTGTCGGCCGTAGAGCTTAGCATTGGCGTCCTTGCGCTCGATAATGGCTGAGCCTTCGAGGGAGACACCGGCGAATAATCCCTTTGTCTTGGAGTAGCTGAAGATACCGGCCACACTTCTCAGCGAGGCAGCGCCGGCAGCTTCTGCGTTCCTGCCTACAGGACCAGCAGCTATTGACACATTGCCGCCGAGTGTGAGGGAGCCAGCCTGAGAGAAGGTCTTGACAGCGCTGGCGTCATTAAGAATAAAGACGAAATCTGTCAGCTCGAAGCCGATCTGgccaccaaagccagcacCGCCGGTTGCGATTGCGGATGGGGCGCTCCAGGAGCCATCGGGGAGGCGGGCGACGACGAGGCCGGAGCCGAAACGGGCGGATCCGAGAAAGCCTGCTTTGATCACAGTAAGGATAGCGAGGCCCTGTTGTGTAAGAATTGTTAGCCGGGGAGTTGACGGAGCCCGACAATGGCATGGCAGTTGGTTGCTTACcttggcgttggcgaggACAGATGGCGGGATGACCTTCTCGGGTCCAAAGGCTTGTCTAGGGTCGATGAACGAGGAGAGGATCTTGCCGCACTTTTTGCATTCGgctgtgggaggaggaaagtgTCAGCTATCTGTCGAAGCAGAGATTGTGCCATCATCTTTGAGTCGCGGGATGCTCGGGATGTAAGTACGCACAGGATAAGCTCGAAGGGAGCGGATTGTTGATTcccatggctgctgctgtgttggGCGCAGGTGATCCTCAATGACCAAAGGGTagaagacgaagaaaacAATAAATGTTTCAAGTGGTGAAAGAAGAggctttttttgctttgtgGTCTCGTTACGGCAATCCGGCTTGCGCGGGGGGAGTGCTGCAGTCTAGGCAGAAAAGTAGCCAATGCTTGGTGGATTGATCAACTATCAAAAAAGCTCCCAGCAGGCGTGTCCTTGTCAGGGGATCTCAAAGATATTTCAGGGCGATAAACGATGTCGAAGGCCTTTCTAAGAATGCAAAGCAGCAATTGCCATTGCCGCGCGTCCAGTAAGTGGGCTGTGTATGAAAGGTGACAGTTTGGAGTATGTGGTGGATGTTCCGGTTACTCTGCCTTGTGATCGACTCTCTCTCCCGCTCGTGGTTGCTGAGTGGCAGCTGGAAGCTTCCCCGCAATTGTTCCCTCGCGCACATGCCAAGCTAGAGCGACGGCCTCCATTTTGGCTTGGAAGACGGAATGCGCTTCCGGATCCCTTGTCGGCGGAGATAACAGGTTGATATCTTGACATGTGTAGATACTCTACTGAGAGCCTCTACAGTATCCCAGCTCTTCTGAAACCAGCATGTTCTGAAAACAACCCCCGTGCAAAGTCCCGTTCATGTACGACATTCTTCAGTCCCAAAAATATTCAACACCTGGCCCGTCCGTAGTTGACATCATAGGCGCAGTCCCCACCCACagccgcccgccgccgccgacagTACGCAAGGAAACGCGCCACACTGTGGCCTGCTCCAGGCCCCACAGAAAAGCGGCTTCAAGCAGGGACCCCAACATTTCATCCCGTCTCCGGCTGGCAAGTCACTGGCGCCGGCGCTTTCAGCCCCCTTTCTCCCCGTTCATGCATGCTGCGTAGACGCATTTGCCACAACTCCAGACGAACCCACGACGACACCCACTGCGCGCAACACTATCGCGAGATTTTAACACGAACCCATCTTCCGCCCAGACCCCGCGATCATTCTGCCCCGAGTCCCTGGCCCGCGCCCACGACCGACCCAACTGTGAAACATTCTgtctctcccctcccgaCAAGCCGCAAGAACAAAGCCCCCAggcaccaccctcatcaccacacctcCCATCCACACCCTCAGTCAAAATGTCTGAATCCTACGAACGCGAACGTCAAAACAACGCCCGCCTCGACGAGCTCTCCGCCAAAGTCTCCGCCCTCCGCGGCGTAACAATCGACATCTATGATCACGCCCGCAACCATGAGCTCATTGACTCCAGCGTAtgtcccttttcttcctcccagcacaacccaaacaaccaagCAAACTAACACTCATTCTCCCATTCATAGACCGAAACCTTCTCCTCAATGGGCACCCAACTCAAGGGCTCAGCCGGCAGACTAGGTCGCATGGCCGCCAGCGGGAACAAAGTCGCCATTCTCAAACTGTCAGGGATACTGATCGGCGCGTTTCTGGTGCTGTATTACCtctggaggttgatgttctGAGCATGCAAATACGATGAGATGGTGTGATGGAGGGAAGCAGATTCGTCGAATGAGGGCATATACCGGCAATAAAACCCTGGGCTTTACCAGGAAGGAAAGGCGAGGACGCAGGGTGGGATAATATCGAAGGTGAAGCCGGGATGAAGGCGAGGAGTGCAGGACGACGTTGACACGGGGATATACCACTCGAGATTATATCGTTTGTATTTGTTTCTATGGGATCGCGCTCCTGATAACAGAGAGCGCAGGGCATAGCACATGGcgtttggggtttgggtcGGGGCGGTTGGTTACAGTAAACTCATTTATATCAACCAACACTTTTTGGTTCCATTTTTAATAGTGGTGCACATCAGTAACATTGTGATATCTCGCACATCCTGAACCCAGTCTATCAGCCCTACAACTACACATGCAAATAACATTACAAACACGATGCTACGCTTTTTGATCTGtctgccctcctcttctcccaagTCGCACCCAAAAAAAATTACTATGCAAGGGCCCCAGTGTATAAACGAACGTCATGATTAAAAGTTGGCTATAGGGATTATCCTGGCTGGATATGTAGATTCAGGGGTAGTCTTCCCAGCCCCCTGGAATCCATTCACTGCCAGACATTGTTGAACAAGTCACTGTCGCCACCGGGCACAGCCGGCTTGGATGTGCTGGTAGAAGTGGTGCCGCTTGTCCAACCGCCAAACTCCTCGTCCGCAGTGACCTTCGGAGCAGGGGCAAAACCACCTGATGCGCTGGGCACGATGGGTtggctggagaaggagcccCAGCCAAAGTCattcgaggtcgaggtcgtcgCCTTTGGGGGCTCTGGCTTGGCGGGCTCGTCAGAAGCCCAGGCGTTTCCACCCCAGACATCAGCACCAGAGAAGCCGCTGCCGCCAAAAGAGCCAAGGGTGTTAGACGTGGCTACTGGCGCGGGGGCGGGAGCTGGGGCGGGCTTTGGCTGGCTGAGATTGAATACGGAGGAAGAGGTCATTGGGGGAGACGACACCGCAGGCTTAGGGGCGGgggctggctgagaaggtGCTGGCGAGGAAAAGTCGAAGAGGTCCCCAAGGGCAGCAGAGGCCGGTGCGGCGGCCGGTTTAGGAGCAGCcgcgggggaggagacggagccCCACCCAGAAAGCCCGCCGATGGACGACTTGGATTGATGAGTTGATGTGGCTGGCTTGGAGCCGAagaagctgccgccgctcAAACCAGAGAAGGCCGAAGAGCTGCTGGTTGTCTGAGCCGCAGGGCGAGGGGAGCTGAAACTTCCAAGACTAGAGAAGGCATCGACTTGGGCGGGCTTGGGAGCAGTAGTGTTTCCAAAGCTCAAGTTGCTGAAGGCATCGTTGAGCCCACCAAAAGAACCCTGGGTCTGTGACATCCCTGTCGGGGATCCCAGACCGCTAAATGATCCCGAAGAGGCATGAGATactggttgttgaggagccTGTGGTTGAGGTCGTGGCGCGGCTGCGTACAGTGAAAGAATCGACTGCTTGAGGTCTGGTCGGGATTGGCCTCCAGCGCTTGGTGTGCCAGTCGTGCTGGCTGGTCGAGGGGGCGCCGCAGTTTCCGAGCCCAAGAAATCCAAACCCAGCAGCGAATCCTTGGTGTTTGTCGCCTTCGGAGGAGCAGGGCTGGCTTTGGGAGGCACCTTGGACGCTGTTGGTCCGGCGGTACTAGCTCTCGGTGGTGGTACAGAGGCAAGGCCACCACCGATCAAGTCCTCTTGTGGTGGGGCGGCACGTCCTGGGGCCGACGACTGACCGATAGAGCTCTTCCGAGTCGATTCCCTCCGCTCAATATtttgcttctccttgaccacGCTCAGGGGAacatcgtcatcgccatcggCATCCAACGTAGCAGGGTCCGGCATCGGTCCGTCCATTACCCATCTCTTCAGTTCGTATTTGGTGCGGATGAAGTTCTCGATCTTCGCTTCGCTGGGCACATGGCCAGGGGCCAACTTTGCTTCCCAATATTTGTTCGCGCGGGCATTTCCCCAGTTCAATACACTCTGTAGTTGTTCGTCGGTCCAGGAGTCGAGGTCGACAGACTTGACACGGCTGATGTGCGTACCCATGCCACGGTGGATGCCAGAGCATCGGATGCATACGAAGACGCCCAAATTCCAACTGGCCCATCTTGGATCTGTTGATTTAAGGGTCAATATGGCTTGACAAACATAGAGAAATGGTGGGTGGGAAACCTACGTTTGTTGCGCTTGCAGTCAGCGCACACCTTATTGGCCTCCAATTTCAGAAGGCTCTTGATGGTTTGCTGGTTTTGGAGTGCCCGATCGGCTCCAGGATTTGCCGGCCGTCGAGACATGGTgggctgttttgttttggcaATGTAGAATAGGAAACCGAAGAATCTCGAAGAACAGGTAGATAATTTCGTGGGCAGATTCAAAATCGCGGGCGTGCCTTTCAGGTGCCTGAAGCCAGATGGCGCTGGAAACAATGCGACAAGGTTACCGGCTGAAGTGGGGCCGCCCAACGCCCCTTATTGATAACCCGCTAAGTGGATTTTGAATAGACCACTATAAGATGGGTACAACGATATTTATGTAGCCGCAtattctccaccaccttcaagCTTCGCCCagtttccaccacccaacatgGACAGTATAAATCCGTATCACCGCTCTTATACTCTCTCTATGGGATCTCAGTAGTCCTGCGATTCAATTTCGAATCATTCTCAACAAGGTGCCACAGACGCGGACATTTTGTACAACAAGAAAGTCACTGTAGACCTACCCATGTATGTTCAAAAAAGCTTAAACAGACAACACTGCTCCTCCCGAGGGGCGAGCAGTGACGCAACCAGTTCGAGATTCCAAATAATGACCGTCAAAGAATATTGATAAATGGCACCCTCCAACGTTCACTCTCACTGCCACATTAGAccctctccaaatccaaaTACCCGTTGATTCCAAACTCACAGCCAAACCGGCTTTGTCTCATCGCCCCTAAAAACCACCGATTTGTCAGTGATCAGCCCCGCTGTATTCCAACCGATTCTCACTCACAGCTTCTAAAGCTTCCGATCTGAGGCACCCAAGCCCATCCATATAAACCGCATCTcataaccccaacccctctcACACATTCTTTAAACTCAATTCTCATGCGCTCAACACTCACCCGTCTATTctacaccctctcccacctaACCCGCACCTCTGCACCCCTTCGTAACACTTGCTCCCTCCGCTCCGGCCCTCCACCACTGAGATCCTCCATGCCCgtcatcccctccttcctcgccagccTCTTCGGAAcaaccgccgcctccaacatgtcgtcatcatcatcctaCCCAGACCAACGAACACCAGACCAGTGGCGCGCAGTCCTAAACAAGGAACAATTCCGCATCCTCCGCGAAAAGGGCACCGAACCCCCCGGCTCCGGCAAGTTCGACAAGCACTACCCCACAACCGGAGTCTACACCTGCGCCGGCTGCCACGCCCCCCTCTACAAGGCCTCGCACAAGTTCTCCTCGGGCTGCGGCTGGCCCGCCTACTTTGACTCCATCCCCGGAGCCGTCACCCGCCACGAGGACCGCGCTTTCGGCATGCTCCGCACCGAGATTGTCTGCAGCAACTGCGGCGGCCACCTCGGCCACGTCTTCAAGGGGGAAGGCTTCCCCACCCCTACTGATGAGCGTCACTGTGTGAACAGTGTTAGTCTGAGTTTTAGTCCGAATGATGAGcctgtcaagaagaaggagcaggaggagacaaAAGAAAGGGAGGATAAGAGTAAGGTGTAATAAGGGTTGATATTAATAGTTACTTTTGTTTTTGTCTGCTCATGTGTCCAGCCGTGATTTTTCCAGCTGTCTCTCCTCAAATGAAACTCAAGAAATTCGAGCGAGATACACACTCATTTACAATTACATTGTGCTCCTATTCTCCACatccctcatctccctcactGTCGAAGCAACCACCCTAGTCCATCTTCTGATGAACTCCTCCTGGAAGCCCGACAACACTCTAAATGCCTCTTCCGGATCATCCACTCCAGCAATCGcattcctccccttctccatcATATCCTCCCATAACCTCGTCGCATCAACCAGCCCTTCCTGTTGTATCTGCGATATGCGCAGCAGTGCCTGCATGTTGATTCTTCCCGAGTCCGGAGGGGTATGCTTTTGTTGTGCTTGCCTATAGGGAACTATTTCTGTTGAGGTATTTGGATGTGCAGGCACCATTGCAGTACTC from Podospora bellae-mahoneyi strain CBS 112042 chromosome 4, whole genome shotgun sequence harbors:
- a CDS encoding hypothetical protein (EggNog:ENOG503NWAM; COG:S); amino-acid sequence: MGINNPLPSSLSSECKKCGKILSSFIDPRQAFGPEKVIPPSVLANAKGLAILTVIKAGFLGSARFGSGLVVARLPDGSWSAPSAIATGGAGFGGQIGFELTDFVFILNDASAVKTFSQAGSLTLGGNVSIAAGPVGRNAEAAGAASLRSVAGIFSYSKTKGLFAGVSLEGSAIIERKDANAKLYGRQISARELLSGAERPPSQAYPLMSILNTRVFNGMAAGGSMDNRMYNDVPVYDDHEDPVVWGNKTGQAYGEGQSRNRDSVPAGSSGQGDYYAPPKRSSTWQDPVYDQEPRSFGQGSRSSTYADNSFGGATTGEKKAPPGRPAAPKPNYAGKEAMLKKNEAIALFTFEAVEPGDLGFKKGDVITVLKKTDNATDWW
- a CDS encoding hypothetical protein (EggNog:ENOG503P57M; COG:S), encoding MSESYERERQNNARLDELSAKVSALRGVTIDIYDHARNHELIDSSTETFSSMGTQLKGSAGRLGRMAASGNKVAILKLSGILIGAFLVLYYLWRLMF
- the AGE2 gene encoding ARF GAP with effector function(s) (COG:T; EggNog:ENOG503NZDI), yielding MSRRPANPGADRALQNQQTIKSLLKLEANKVCADCKRNKHPRWASWNLGVFVCIRCSGIHRGMGTHISRVKSVDLDSWTDEQLQSVLNWGNARANKYWEAKLAPGHVPSEAKIENFIRTKYELKRWVMDGPMPDPATLDADGDDDVPLSVVKEKQNIERRESTRKSSIGQSSAPGRAAPPQEDLIGGGLASVPPPRASTAGPTASKVPPKASPAPPKATNTKDSLLGLDFLGSETAAPPRPASTTGTPSAGGQSRPDLKQSILSLYAAAPRPQPQAPQQPVSHASSGSFSGLGSPTGMSQTQGSFGGLNDAFSNLSFGNTTAPKPAQVDAFSSLGSFSSPRPAAQTTSSSSAFSGLSGGSFFGSKPATSTHQSKSSIGGLSGWGSVSSPAAAPKPAAAPASAALGDLFDFSSPAPSQPAPAPKPAVSSPPMTSSSVFNLSQPKPAPAPAPAPVATSNTLGSFGGSGFSGADVWGGNAWASDEPAKPEPPKATTSTSNDFGWGSFSSQPIVPSASGGFAPAPKVTADEEFGGWTSGTTSTSTSKPAVPGGDSDLFNNVWQ
- a CDS encoding hypothetical protein (EggNog:ENOG503P2R6; COG:O; BUSCO:EOG09264NEF); translated protein: MRSTLTRLFYTLSHLTRTSAPLRNTCSLRSGPPPLRSSMPVIPSFLASLFGTTAASNMSSSSSYPDQRTPDQWRAVLNKEQFRILREKGTEPPGSGKFDKHYPTTGVYTCAGCHAPLYKASHKFSSGCGWPAYFDSIPGAVTRHEDRAFGMLRTEIVCSNCGGHLGHVFKGEGFPTPTDERHCVNSVSLSFSPNDEPVKKKEQEETKEREDKSKV